From Aspergillus luchuensis IFO 4308 DNA, chromosome 2, nearly complete sequence:
CTCGACCACGCTCTTCATCGTTGGTGTCTGTGGTGTCGGGGTCGGGACGGTTGGTTGCGAGAACGATGCTCCAGCCAGGAGGCACGATGGACTGGCTGGAGTTGACATCGTTGGATTTGAAGGTGAAGCCACCGAAGACGGGGGAGACTGTGAAGCTCAGCCCGTTGGGCAGATGGCACACGTGATGGCGCATAGTTGCTGACTGAAACCTGACTTGGAGCaggaaaggggaagaagagagagcaggaagagaaagcaagaggcaggaaagaagaaagagtaaATAGTCACTAGTAAATCGTAGTATCTACACAGTGGGGGGCAAAGAATGAGCTTGTGTGGGATGATGCGCAGTTGCCCCTCACTGGGTTTTTGACGATCGCGCGGCGCCTGCAGGAAACTCACTTTTGCTTTCACCGGCGCTGCAGGAAATAGATCAGCCCAGTTCGGGTGCTGTCCGACTGGGTGGCCACATGTTCCTGGGGTGCCAATGGATCCCCGCGGCAGCACGAAAGATGCAGAAGTTGCAGTGAGCTgaggcagaagcagcagaagcagaacaagaaATGAAgcccaaagaaaagaaaagagagacgaTGGTTGATGTCATGTTCCGGGCGGTCAGCAAATTAGTTGAAATTGGGGGAGTTGATTGGCTGGGAGTCCATTCCTTACCCTATTTTCTCTGATTTACTTCTAATTTACTTGATATTTTAGTGAGCATTCAAGAAAGAGGATGAAcaatagaatagaataaaaatagaatgAATGATTGAATTGAATATGGATATCATAGTCCAGCAATTACCTCCTTCCCGGTGCCCGCATCGTGAGTTTCAAGTAATTACTacatgaaaagaaagaaaagcaatcaAAATTCCTCCAGTGTCGTGCCCACTCCCTTCTCCCGCGCCAGCCGCACCAGATCGCCGCCCGTCACCAGATCCATCAAGCCCATCCCCACGCTCTTGAAGATCACATTGCCGCGCTCCACCCAGTCCCGAAGACTCTTGCCATCCTCACTGTTGTCGCCCTCCCCGCGCGACGCATCCCGAACAATCAGCAGCTCTCCCAATTCCACCACCTGATGCGGCCGAATCCCCGCCTGCACAATCTCGCCGGCTTCCTTCAGCGCCGCATCCAAGCTgtccacaaccaccacgccACTCCGTCGCACATGCTTGTGGAAATGCCGATGCGAGCTGTGCACCGTCACCTCGTCGCGCAGCAACTCAGGTGGCAGCTCCGTCATATGCGGCCGGTATGATCCAATCGCGCTGATCAGACGGCCCTTTCGGCGTCCATCGCGCGACGTGAGGATGTGTGCAGGGAAGAGCGGTTCCGTCGAGGGCGTGCAACAGAAAATCGCATCTGCCTTGAGCAACGCATCGTGCAGAATGCGGTCGTACTCGACAAAGTCCGTGCTGACAGCGGAGAATTTCACATCGCCGCGCCAGCTGGCGTTCTCGGGGCTGTAGATATCACGCAGCAGCTGGGCAGCGCGGTCAAAGGATCGGTTGATAATATACACCCGTTTGATGCCCTCTCCACGCAGAATCAGCGCCAGCCGAATGTGCCAGTATGCCTGCTTGCCCGCTCCGAATACCACCACGGTCCGGACGCGCTTGCGTTTGTTGAGGGTCATAGTGGCGGTCAGGGCAGTGCGGAAGGGGGTGAGTTCGTGAGCGTTGATCAGTCCAAAGGGTAAGCTCGTCTCGTCGATCAGTGTCACCGTCCCTTGTGGGGAGGTATCGCGAGAGCCGGCGGCGGGCCAGGCCCCCATGGTGTTGGACAAACCGGTGTCGATGGGTTGCTGATTCACGCAGCCGGGGGTCAGGGAtttgctgctggaggagggagaggaggaggtatgGTCGTCGTCCTCTTGAGAGGACATGGATTGTTCACTGCCttcggaggagatggaggacatGGACTTGCGCTGGTTGACTCGGCTGGAGGAGGACGTCCGGGAGGCTGTGGAGGACAAGTCTAAAGCAGGATCGACGGAGCAGCCGGCCTGACCGTTATCTTGTAAggagatcatcttcatgcCCAGGGTGTTGCCCGTGCTGGCGGGCATGAACAGAGTGGTGCAACCATTCTGACGGGTAATGGCCGTGCGCGTGGGTTGGTAGGCGGCCGCACAGCCCTTTTCTTGGCTACCGGTGGAGTAGTCCCTCAGAGCGTTGGAAAGGTTCTGCTGGAGGTCGATGATCTGGTCGCGCGAGAGCGACAGGAGGAGAGACCGGAGTTGTGTTTgagagaggatggtgagTGGCATGATAAGCAGTTGataagaaaagaggaagagggagggaagagtggGAGAgtagaggagggagggacaggatggaggatggaggagaggtggAGAAGAACGAGCAGGGCAAGGGACAGTCCGGGAACAGCGGAGACGATGGGGgagttaatatattaatttagtatCTGAGTACATGCGATAAAGACACggacagagagagacagaaggTCGCGAAGACGCAAGCGGGCGGGTTCACTTTTCTGGGCGGGCGGACCGGATGACGACAATCTCTCAGCCTCGGCGGGGCGTTGGATAATACcgattatcttattttccCTTTGAAAATGGAAGACAATACTGTAGAATAATTCAAGGTGATATCCCAAGTATACACACCCACAAGTAATTGATAGTCCGGTCCATCAATTCCTATCCCTGATGGAAGGGTAGAAGTGATCATCGGAAAGGAAGCCACTCGGGGAATTTGCTCGTGCGTCTATACCTTGTAGTACTTTTAGtccagtagtagtagtgatgatacaccctccaccatccattATCATCCCAAAAACTCTCTCCTTTGTTGGATTGGTTTGTTAATTGCCCAGCATTGGCATCTCCAACTATctgatacatacataactCCCCAATTACACACTTCGAGGCAATTCTGGCGAATTCGATACTATAAATACCATACGAACTGGTaatcccctcttcccttccccttggcatccatccaccaccactggcAACTAATCCTAATCCAGTAAGTATCTggtggggggaaaggatggGTGGGGTGGAGCCCAGACACTAAACTAGgaaatcctcctccccaccacccaatCCATCCGCAacgggaaggggaaataatcagcagaaaaaagaaagaaagaagcaattGTCATTTCCATAAATTCAAGACAAGATTCGATAGTTTCTGCCGTTGTGTTGCTTGTCTCTCAATAATTCATCCACTAGTTGGTGGTTCTATCTGTCATAATGGGTAATGGGGTTTGCTGTCATATCATTTCATGATACCATTAATTGCTAATTGCTAATTACTACATACTGTAATGCAAccatgttggttggtttgtgTCTGACATACGTATACCAGCATAGGGAATTATGATCTCCGTGGCATGAAGTACGTACTTGCATACATAACTATAACTCCTAATGGAGTACCAGTTACTAGACATCCGTGGTGATGGCTGAAACATCTTGCAACAGGCAGATGCATAAGCCAGTATAGAGTACAGATTGTCTGCCTATCTactctccatccatccgatTACGCATCATCCATTCCAATTCCACGTAAGTCCATCCCCCCTCTATCTACCCCAGATAAGAATTGTTGAAAGTATTCCCACATTCCTATCCTCTCCGCGCGTATCATGCACAAAAGTACATTCCTCATTCCTCGCTGTCAATCAACCATCCCTTCTCGCCACCCTTACTCCTCCACGGCTACTATCGGCCCTGCACTCTACCATCTCATTGCTCGCACGGATACCATTTCCTTCTGTCCAGATGATCAAGCGCAATACCTTAGTCAATACTCATGTATTAatcagatgatgataataataataataataataataataataataatactatgcTATTATACCGTGAGTAGGGCGCAAATCTACCGTGCTTGTACATACAGATCCAGGTAATAATatcaatgtcatcatcaaaggGGTCAGTTGGGCAATCTGGGACGGAAGTATAGgtagaaaaaataaagattcaCCGACGCGGAAGCatccaaaaaaaaaatgagtCAAGAATgaacaaaaagcaaaatacaCATGGAAGAAAAATCAATATTCAGAGAATCCAGTATCAACGCCGCTGTGCAATGCATATTCAATCACCATCACGGGATTCGAGTGTAAGTACTATCCTCTAGTAGATCacgggaagagaggggggtagAGGGTATTGGGTCAACTGCTTTTATCATCACACGGTAAGacagagaaaagaaattcaTCAACGATCCCAATATTTGGGATGATAGGGGGAAgtggaaaagcaaaaatgaAATGCAGGTATCAGAAGACACTCGTCCGAAACTCATCAAGTCCAGCTCGATGAACCCTAATGCCGGCGGCCTCCCATGTACGACCCTGCCGCGGATGCCAGGAACCGCGCTACAAACCCCGGGTGGGTTTGTCCGGGTCCATGTGCGTGACTCAGGGAGTGTCGGGCTTTCTTATTCGGCTGCGACAGCTCCTCCACTTTCGTGCCGCCCATCGAGACATAGCCGTTGCTCACCGACGGGCTGCGACTGCCATCCACCACGTGGACCTCGTTCATACTGGCTATCGAGCTGGAGGTGCGCAGACTAGCGGGCGTGTCGCCTCGCGAGCTGGGTGCGATGCTGGAAGCGCGCGAGCTGAGCGAGGGTAGCGTTTCAGCACGTGATAGACCTGGGACGTCCTGTACagctggcggagaagagacggaCGCATGACTGCGGGTTGAGGGACGTCGACGAGGTGGGTACGGGCGGTACCGCTCCGACTCGGCCACAGACGCTGGGGAGGCGCAGTAGGAGCTGCCTGAGGAGACGGAAGAAAGTGAAGCTGACGATGCTGGGCTGGGGGGCAGACGTCTCCGTGTGGGAGACTCGCCAGGCAGACGGCGACCCTCGGCCTTCTGACGGTGAAGGCGAGCAGCAAACAGGTCGGCAGAGGCATGGAAGCGACGCCATTCACGGGGCTGACGCAGCTGAGCCTCGCGCTGTCGCTGCTCCTGGAGTTGGAGACGCCGACGGATGGGCATGAGGAACGGCTCCAGATGGTGCAGGAGGTCGGCCTCGTCAACACGGATATCCCAGTCCAGCAGGAAGAGCAGCTGACGCTCCATCAGGTTGACTTCGGGCAGCGAGAACCCAAAGCCCTCGTAGCCGCGGACGGAGGTGTACCGGGCCCAGTGCTTGTTCTTTGGACTGGAGTCGTTGAGGTTCTTGGCTGCCAGAATCAGGGAAGCCAGGAAGATGCGATGCACTGTGCAGCGCATGCCCTTGGCGACGGGGGGCAGGCGAGCCCGCAACCGGGCCAGGTAGACCAGCGAGGTCATCAGCGTcggcacctgcacctgcgAGCGGAGCACTAGCGAGGTAATAAAGGTGGTGACAGATGGTAGAGGAGGCAGGTCTGCATCCAAGGGCGGCGTGCTGGGGGGAGTGGGCTGGCCATGCGCGTGATGTGCTGTCACATGCGGTTCGCAGCGGATGACCTGCATCGCTTGTTGAGCCAGATGAGAGATCATGTCTCGCGAGACGGGCTGCATGATGAACTCATGCAGCGCCGCCCGATCGAAGTCCATgatgccggtggtggtgttggtggtgggggatgCAAAGTTGGTGTAAGGAGAGTAGGGATGGACAGCCATGGTACTTTGCAGGAtgcaggggaagaaaagaggagagacgagagagcgagagccagcaaacaaaaaagaaagcgagCAAGACGAAGGATATAGAGAGGGCTTGAATAGACGAGTGAAGAATGTGAATCCTGCCAGCAGGAAAGGGTAAGGAATGTGTTGTCGTGTCAACCTCCGTGATGAATGGGCTTAAGATAGTAGTGAGACAGTCACTTGAGACAAGTGATAAGATCGGTTAATTGCCACttgaggggagggagaatcgTTCCAGTATTAAATAGAGCAGAGACAAGAATTGTCAACGAGTtaatgataataaataaaaatagtatttagtataataagtagtggtggtggtggtggtggtggtggtggtggggaaataaaaataaccaCACGATGCTATGATGGCGGAGTAGGTGCTTGTTGATTATGATGTTTGTGTTGGTATAGTTAAATAACTTCCCTCGTGAAGAATGAATGAccgaccaaaaaaaaaaaacagcgACGAAACGACGGATCATCCAAGCCTGATATAACACCAACAGCGAAGGCTGGACAGGAGCTGCAAGGACAGGAGGGCACCCGACGCGCATTGCATTACATGCATtcaaatccatccattcaaTCCCATCCAGGTTGGGACCTGACAAGCACCCTAGACAAGAACGAACTAACCACCAGTCCTGCAGGGGCCGATCGATGGATGATCGCTGGATGTGGGTTTGGCGCGCGCGACAGCCCGAGACCACCAGTAGCCAAGCATAacgggatgatgggatgattggATGACAGGattggaagggaagaagggcacaAAAATGGAACTGGAATTATGTGTAagtgtctgtgtctgtgtgtcctggggtgggtttggtttggggggGGCGCGCCAAAAGAATGCCCGAGACACGAGATGCAGGAATGAATCAAGGAGCGTGGcgggagatggtggaaaaaaggcaaaaaaagTGAGAGGCCCAGCTGAGCGCGTCGCCAGCACGAAGTCTCCCATCACGATCCTGGAACGCGTGAGAGATACTTGGCCAGCCTGATgttatttctaattatactCAAGGAGGATTTCTACAACATGTGTTAGttattttcccctccattccaGTCTgatgaattgattgattgattgatgctacccctctcttttcctccctgtCAGCACTTTAGGGCTGCTGCACTTAAGCGCCCGGATGCAAGCGCCGCAATTGATGATCGTGCATAAGttggctagctagctaaaaTAGCTGGATGTGACTGTGCTTGCCCCTCATGCTGATGCTTCTATTCTTGTTACTTCACCTGGCTAGCTGCTACACTGGCTACGCCTGCCTGTCTTGCATTGGCTCTGCTTGAcatccctctcttctccacctccgcgGTTAGGTCTCAACGTGGGTGACGATGGTTATATTTAGCAAATTGATGGAATTCCTCCATGATTATCAACCCAACGGGCTTCCAGGCCTATGTACATATGATGATTCGACTGTCGCCTCGTCGCCCCGGCGCGTCATCAAACCATCGACTCCTGCTTGCCACCTCGAGTAACCCCCCCTTCTTCAGGAAAACAAACCCCCCTCGTCCTATAACTATGTCCCCCCGGTCTCCTGCCTAGGGAGCTGAAACACGGCGCCtacattctcatcctccgctCCTAACAATCCCTTTTTGAACTCATTAGTATGTATCCTGCCACACTCGGTGTTTGTGATGTTATTTACTCGATGGAAACGGAGTACTCGGACACCTTCAGCTCGGCGTTGCTGCCGGTGAAGGGCTCGGTACCCGCCTCAAGGGTGGTCAGGTACAGGCTGTCAGAGACACCCTCGTTGTCCACCAGGTAGGTGAAGAAGTCGTTCAGGTCACCGGAGAAGTCCTCGGTGGTCGACTGGGCGACGAAGCTGTAGACGGTGGTGTCGCCGTTGGGGCCGGTGTACAGGTCCCAGGTCACGCCGTTGATCGTCGGGGTGGCAATGGTGGAGCCGGTCGACGAGATGGGGCCAGCACCGCCGAGAGCAGCAAGCCAGACCATGATCTCGTACTCATCGGAAGAGGCGTCGGCGGTCGAGCCCAGGAACATGTCGTAGGCCACGTCGGCCACGATATCGGAGCCAGAGTAACTATTCCCAAAGAGTCAGCATGCATCCTGATGGTCGGTCGGAAGGTTTAGGCTGCAACATACGTCCACTTCCAGGTGGAGGGGATGCTAGAGATGGAGCT
This genomic window contains:
- a CDS encoding putative proline utilization protein PrnX-like (COG:E;~EggNog:ENOG410PFQN;~InterPro:IPR036291,IPR003462;~PFAM:PF02423,PF01488) yields the protein MPLTILSQTQLRSLLLSLSRDQIIDLQQNLSNALRDYSTGSQEKGCAAAYQPTRTAITRQNGCTTLFMPASTGNTLGMKMISLQDNGQAGCSVDPALDLSSTASRTSSSSRVNQRKSMSSISSEGSEQSMSSQEDDDHTSSSPSSSSKSLTPGCVNQQPIDTGLSNTMGAWPAAGSRDTSPQGTVTLIDETSLPFGLINAHELTPFRTALTATMTLNKRKRVRTVVVFGAGKQAYWHIRLALILRGEGIKRVYIINRSFDRAAQLLRDIYSPENASWRGDVKFSAVSTDFVEYDRILHDALLKADAIFCCTPSTEPLFPAHILTSRDGRRKGRLISAIGSYRPHMTELPPELLRDEVTVHSSHRHFHKHVRRSGVVVVDSLDAALKEAGEIVQAGIRPHQVVELGELLIVRDASRGEGDNSEDGKSLRDWVERGNVIFKSVGMGLMDLVTGGDLVRLAREKGVGTTLEEF
- a CDS encoding cyclin family protein (COG:S;~EggNog:ENOG410PN37;~InterPro:IPR006671,IPR036915,IPR012104;~PFAM:PF08613,PF00134;~go_function: GO:0019901 - protein kinase binding [Evidence IEA];~go_process: GO:0000079 - regulation of cyclin-dependent protein serine/threonine kinase activity [Evidence IEA];~go_process: GO:0051726 - regulation of cell cycle [Evidence IEA]); translation: MAVHPYSPYTNFASPTTNTTTGIMDFDRAALHEFIMQPVSRDMISHLAQQAMQVIRCEPHVTAHHAHGQPTPPSTPPLDADLPPLPSVTTFITSLVLRSQVQVPTLMTSLVYLARLRARLPPVAKGMRCTVHRIFLASLILAAKNLNDSSPKNKHWARYTSVRGYEGFGFSLPEVNLMERQLLFLLDWDIRVDEADLLHHLEPFLMPIRRRLQLQEQRQREAQLRQPREWRRFHASADLFAARLHRQKAEGRRLPGESPTRRRLPPSPASSASLSSVSSGSSYCASPASVAESERYRPYPPRRRPSTRSHASVSSPPAVQDVPGLSRAETLPSLSSRASSIAPSSRGDTPASLRTSSSIASMNEVHVVDGSRSPSVSNGYVSMGGTKVEELSQPNKKARHSLSHAHGPGQTHPGFVARFLASAAGSYMGGRRH
- the xgeA gene encoding putative endoglucanase (CAZy:GH12;~COG:G;~EggNog:ENOG410PNCX;~InterPro:IPR002594,IPR013319,IPR013320;~PFAM:PF01670;~SECRETED:SignalP(1-15);~go_function: GO:0004553 - hydrolase activity, hydrolyzing O-glycosyl compounds [Evidence IEA];~go_function: GO:0008810 - cellulase activity [Evidence IEA];~go_process: GO:0000272 - polysaccharide catabolic process [Evidence IEA]), producing the protein MKVLALSALLSLASAASISRRSDFCDQWGTATAGDFILYNDLWGEDNASSGSQCTGVDSASGNEIAWHTSWSWEGGSSDVKSYANAALQFTGTQLSSISSIPSTWKWTYSGSDIVADVAYDMFLGSTADASSDEYEIMVWLAALGGAGPISSTGSTIATPTINGVTWDLYTGPNGDTTVYSFVAQSTTEDFSGDLNDFFTYLVDNEGVSDSLYLTTLEAGTEPFTGSNAELKVSEYSVSIEDC